In a single window of the Arachis hypogaea cultivar Tifrunner chromosome 6, arahy.Tifrunner.gnm2.J5K5, whole genome shotgun sequence genome:
- the LOC112697198 gene encoding plastoglobule-localized metallopeptidase 48, chloroplastic, whose amino-acid sequence MASVTFSAHCLLHKPNSLSFSFLASDKFRFGRVGKNTKLGLTLCRAGSALAFRDLDADEFRHPLDKQNTLILRAIPGLNELGKALLGSVAEQVMLLENIGTSVLVSKNQLPDLHHLMVEAAQILNVDAPDLYVRQSPVPNAYTLAISGKRPFVVIHTSLVELLTRAELQAVLAHELGHLKCDHGVWLTYANILTLGAYTVPGIGGMIARTMEEQLFRWLRAAELTCDRAALLVAQDPKVVISVLMKLAGGCPSMADQLNVDAFLEQARSYEKAASSPVGWYIRNAQTRQLSHPLPVLRASEIDEWSRSTAYRSLLKRGIQIESLQQKI is encoded by the exons ATGGCTTCGGTAACTTTTTCCGCGCACTGCCTCCTCCACAAACCCAATTCTCTTTCTTTCAGTTTCTTAGCCTCGGACAAATTCAGGTTCGGACGAGTCGGAAAGAACACGAAACTTGGATTAACGCTGTGCAGAGCAGGTTCGGCTCTTGCCTTTCGAGATCTCGACGCCGATGAATTTCGCCACCCTCTTGATAAACAG AACACGCTGATACTGAGAGCGATTCCAGGATTAAATGAATTGGGGAAAGCACTTCTag GAAGTGTCGCAGAGCAGGTCATGCTCCTAGAGAATATAGGGACATCTGTCCTTGTTTCCAAAAATCAG CTTCCTGATCTTCACCACTTGATGGTTGAAGCTGCACAAATATTAAATGTTGATGCCCCTGATCTATATGTTCGTCAAAGTCCTGTGCCGAATGCATACACATTAGCTATAAGTGGCAAACGACCATTTGTTGTTATTCACACTAGCCTTGTGGAGCTCTTGACAAGAGCAGAGTTGCag GCTGTTTTGGCTCATGAGTTGGGTCACCTAAAATGTGATCATGGAGTGTGGCTTACATATGCAAATATTCTAACCCTCGGAGCTTATACTGTACCTG GCATTGGAGGTATGATAGCTCGGACTATGGAGGAGCAGTTATTCCGGTGGCTACGAGCTGCTGAGCTGACTTGTGATCGAGCAGCTCTACTTGTTGCTCAGGACCCTAAG GTAGTCATCTCTGTCCTCATGAAATTAGCTGGTGGATGCCCATCTATGGCTGATCAACTAAATGTCGATGCATTCTTGGAGCAAGCTCGCTCTTATGAAAAAGCTGCTTCCAGCCCTGTTGGGTGGTACATAAG GAATGCACAAACAAGGCAACTGTCACATCCTTTGCCAGTTCTACGCGCTAGTGAAATCGACGAATGGTCTCGAAGTACAGCTTATCGATCTCTCCTGAAACGTGGAATACAGATTGAATCACTACAACAAAAAATCTAG